One genomic window of Daphnia pulex isolate KAP4 chromosome 12, ASM2113471v1 includes the following:
- the LOC124209975 gene encoding transcription factor TFIIIB component B'' homolog has protein sequence MVIVEKIRHETDLSLMEQHFPGRSRNDIKNKFKKEEKLRPKFVDKMLSERKPCDPNQFLDDAEDSSGAENENQDQSFKDNSKSKTTWCWMLLHQRDQPQDPLFDKQSVLVSFHVIHRWSSVITILVLLSTAVVRIGVNCARLFGMSTTFSLV, from the exons ATGGTAATTgtggaaaaaataagacacgAGACTGATTTGTCGTTGATGGAGCAACATTTTCCCGGCCGTAGCCGCAATGACATTAAGAATaagttcaaaaaagaagagaagctgAGACCGAAATTTGTAGACAAAATGTTGTCTGAAAGGAAACCATGCGACCCAAACCAATTTCTGGATGATGcag AAGATTCGAGCGGCGCAGAAAACGAAAACCAAGATCAGTCATTTAAAGATAACAGTAAATCCAAGACCACTTGGTGTTGGATGTTGCTCCATCAACGAGACCAACCACAAGATCCTTTGTTCGACAAGCAGTCGGTCCTCGTCTCGTTTCATGTGATACATAGGTggtcaagcgtaataacaatcttagttctgctatcgaccgctgtggtgcgcatcggcgtaaactgcgcacgactttttggcatgtctactactttttcattggtatAA
- the LOC124209861 gene encoding dual specificity protein kinase splA-like isoform X3 has product MDAPACQDGGASVQMAAGLPPPPPPPPPPPPPMPSHGMPAIKINSELGGGSNSLGKAGGGGKHLPGGGAPFSYIPPSAIQNAMMTKDKKPFTYTPGGIDFLAEIRSPRMQRRISKNAADEGVASHPQHHPTNNPAGSSPKPNQLSPQALMAMQPQMAVPVFPPTPQQMPVLHSPVVHHSPVTSPTPAANVAASPLPPPPPPPMQHNSYQQQSSVEPQPMRINLKPAVPQFLQSQPPSQQSPEQMFEEIMNSLTARNANSSQPSQVHNPSTPAQPSAAVAAASVPAAVPFVERRNAQVGSLYIPPVNNNNNSSAGGSNTSSNNNGQYNPTSGPISPLATAQLAKAPMPWMNSQNRTSNSPTPTFVHQQQERVIPVEREEEIKSAAVPVNVLGSTSGNNVRLVPIMVEGGRPGAATAVAPPTPQRSSSVRDETVHPPWHNAPGKVIPIHMEIVGPGVAATPSSSVQRQQQPEPQQCYQQQQQQQQQQAPWRTQAAANANQIASMMEELMMSPTSNQQQDQYRDSSSTPMMVGTHMRPMSVEPSRGQPTQSRSFRILQMIHDPADDSVEAEAEPTESSGRLSRSSVGSNNSGGPSGGRVSQQSGPPPPGERRLNLTQDDRELMDMFRSQVNEEQSLHQEVDPRYRGSHIPSRAFRILQNFTADADANQQQQQMKPPQMNNPAPSSSQGAAISDRQRGPPSSQSEPEPKKYMGGNIPSRSFRMLQAMTALDPNADMESVFMTSNNPELVARSDSNSFVENTVTSLASEARLEPPKMMNGFVEEKSDDEGRTAVSSSSNPAAAPSILIDKYEEEESNPNPALAETDYQSDVNSSSGQFALTNNSGAAEIKRNSDQDVDMETSEVTHHHSRLLRLLSGDLGGVESVGGGDALSAPTSTPSASETEANVLPPNLPGVRLRIRSLRAKDRIPSRVFRSLQHEFDSSTEDIAQAVVSSPPPLSPNQNGPLTNSGFIGYSGFFRYSRLYASVTPETPSSATSELEGFFSHHQNLLH; this is encoded by the exons ATGGCGGAGCTTCAGTTCAAATGGCGGCAGGCCTACCAcctccaccaccgccacctcctcctcctcctccgcctaTGCCCAGTCACGGAATGCCAGccatcaaaatcaattcagag CTGGGAGGTGGCTCGAATTCGTTGGGGAAAGCAGGTGGAGGAGGCAAGCACTTGCCAGGCGGGGGAGCGCCTTTCAGTTACATCCCGCCGTCCGCCATTCAAAACGCCATGATGACCAAAGACAAGAAGCCGTTCACTTACACTCCAGGCGGCATTGACTTTTTGGCCGAAATCCGCTCGCCGCGCATGCAGCGTCGCATATCCAAGAACGCGGCCGACGAAGGGGTCGCCAGCCATCCCCAGCATCATCCAACCAATAATCCCGCAGGATCGTCGCCCAAGCCCAACCAGTTGAGTCCTCAAGCTCTGATGGCGATGCAGCCCCAAATGGCGGTGCCCGTTTTCCCGCCAACCCCGCAGCAAATGCCCGTCCTTCACTCGCCCGTTGTGCATCATTCGCCAGTGACTTCGCCGACGCCGGCGGCCAACGTCGCCGCTTCTCCTTTGCCTCccccaccaccgccgccgatGCAACACAACTCGTACCAGCAGCAGTCGAGCGTCGAGCCTCAGCCGATGCGAATCAATTTGAAGCCGGCCGTGCCACAATTTCTGCAATCGCAACCGCCAAGCCAGCAGTCGCCCGAACAGATGTTTGAGGAGATAATGAACTCGTTGACGGCCAGAAACGCTAATAGCAGCCAGCCAAGCCAGGTTCACAATCCGTCTACTCCGGCACAACCgtcggcggcggtggcggcggcttCTGTTCCAGCGGCAGTGCCGTTCGTCGAGCGCCGTAATGCCCAGGTCGGATCACTTTACATCCCGCCggtcaataataataataatagcagcGCTGGGGGATCGaataccagcagcaacaacaacggacAATACAATCCCACCAGCGGACCGATATCTCCGTTGGCAACGGCTCAATTGGCCAAGGCGCCGATGCCGTGGATGAATTCGCAGAACCGAACTTCCAATTCTCCGACTCCGACATTCGTTCACCAACAACAGGAGCGAGTCATCCCCGtcgagagagaagaggaaatcAAATCGGCGGCGGTGCCAGTCAATGTGCTGGGCTCGACTTCCGGCAATAACGTCCGTTTGGTTCCTATCATGGTGGAAGGAGGCCGACCAGGAGCCGCTACGGCGGTGGCTCCTCCAACTCCGCAAAGAAGCTCGTCCGTTAGAGACGAAACCGTCCATCCGCCTTGGCACAATGCTCCGGGTAAAGTTATTCCTATTCACATGGAGATCGTCGGTCCCGGAGTTGCTGCTACTCCATCCTCGTCCGTTCAGAGGCAGCAGCAACCAGAACCTCAGCAGTGctatcagcaacaacagcaacaacaacaacagcaagccCCCTGGCGAACGCAAGCAGCCGCCAACGCCAACCAAATCGCTTCCATGATGGAAGA ATTGATGATGTCACCAACCAGTAACCAACAGCAGGATCAGTACCGTGATTCGTCGTCGACTCCGATGATGGTCGGAACGCACATGCGACCAATGAGCGTTGAGCCGTCGCGAGGCCAGCCAACTCAGTCGCGTTCTTTCAGGATCTTGCAAATGATCCACGACCCGGCCGACGATTCGGTGGAGGCTGAAGCGGAACCGACCGAGAGCTCCGGGCGCTTGTCGCGATCTTCGGTCGGTAGCAACAACAGTGGCGGCCCTAGCGGCGGACGTGTCTCGCAGCAATCGGGACCGCCGCCGCCGGGTGAACGTCGCTTGAATTTGACTCAGGATGATCGTGAACTCATGGACATGTTCCGATCGCAAG TGAACGAAGAGCAATCACTGCACCAGGAAGTCGATCCCCGCTACCGCGGCTCGCACATTCCATCGCGAGCCTTCCGCATTTTGCAGAATTTCACCGCCGACGCCGATG CaaatcaacagcaacagcagatgAAACCCCCTCAAATGAACAATCCAGCACCGTCCAGCTCGCAAG GTGCAGCAATAAGCGACAGACAGCGTGGACCACCCAGCAGCCAGAGCGAACCCGAACCTAAGAAATACATGGGTGGAAATATCCCGTCCAGATCTTTTCGAATGTTGCAAGCCATGACAGCTCTAGATCCAAATG CTGACATGGAAAGTGTCTTCATGACCTCAAACAATCCAGAATTGGTCGCAAGGAGTGATTCAAATAGCTTCGTAGAAAATACTGTGACCTCCCTCGCCAGCGAGGCGAGACTCGAGCCGCCGAAAATGATGAACGGATTTGTAGAAGAGAAGAGCGACGACGAAGGACGGACAGCTGTCAGCTCTAGCTCAAACCCGGCAGCAGCTCCGTCCATCCTGATCGATAAATACGAAGAGGAAGAATCAAACCCCAATCCAGCACTGGCAGAAACCGATTACCAGTCGGacgtcaacagcagcagtggtCAATTTGCTTTGACAAATAATAGCGGCGCTGCCGAAATCAAACGCAACAGCGATCAAGACGTTGACATGGAAACGTCGGAAGTGACCCACCATCACAGCCGACTCCTGCGTCTCCTAAGCGGCGACCTAGGAGGTGTCGAAAGTGTCGGCGGTGGCGACGCCTTGTCGGCTCCCACTTCGACGCCGTCAGCCTCTGAGACGGAGGCCAACGTTTTGCCCCCAAATCTGCCGGGCGTGCGGTTGCGCATCCGCTCGCTGCGTGCCAAAGACCGCATCCCCTCGCGCGTCTTCCGCTCGCTGCAGCACGAGTTCGATTCCAGCACCGAGGACATCGCCCAGGCCGTCGTCTCGTCACCTCCTCCGCTGTCGCCCAATCAAAACGGCCCATTGACAAATTCGGGATTCATCGGCTACTCGGGTTTCTTCCGTTATTCGCGCCTCTACGCCTCCGTCACGCCCGAAACTCCCTCGTCGGCCACCTCCGAATTGGAGGGCTTCTTCTCACATCATCAAAATCTTCTTCATTGA